CCTGCGCAGCACCCTGTCATCGTCCACGTAGATATTCCCGGCCTTGTCGAGCGCCAGCGCTCCCGGCTTGCGGAAGCGCGCGGCGGCGCCCGCGCCGTCCTGGCTGCCGGTGAGTCCGGCGCTGCCGGCCAGCGTCGTCACCGCGCCCGCCGGGCTGATCTTGCGGATCGTGGCATTCAGGCGGTCGGCCACGTACAGGGTGCCGCCGGCGTCGACGGCCATGCCGGCAATGGCCTTGAAGCCGGCCTCGATGCCGGCGCCGTCGGCCGAACCGGCCACGCTCGGATTCCCCGCCAGCAGGGTCCGCACGCCGGCGGGCGTGGTCTTGTGGATCGCGAGGTACCAGTTTTCGTAACGGTTGCCGGCGGCATCGACCGCGCCGACCACGGTCGCCCAGGTCGCGGCGGGCGGCAGTGTCGCGACATTCGCGGCCGCGCCGGGAAGCAGCACGATCTTCCTCGACTGCAGCGTCGCGGTGAAGTCCCTGTCGTTCACCCACAGCTCGCCGGAGGGGCTGACCGCGATATTGGTCGGTTCCCGGAAGCGGCCCACCGGTCCATCCATCTGGCCTTCCCCGCCGAGCGCCCCTGCGAGCAGGCTGAGCTGCCCCACCTTGACCTGCAGGATGGCCGCAGCGCTGCTCACGCTGCCGCCGCCATTGCGCACCACGACCGTGAAGCTGCTGCCGTCGTCGGCCGCCTGCGCATTGGCCAGCACATAGCTGGCGGCGGTGGCGCCGGCGATGTCGGCGCCGTTGCGCTGCCACTGGTAGCCCAGGCCGTCGCCGGTGGCGGCGACACTGAAGGTGGCGGACTGGCCCACGGCCACGGTCTGCGAGGCCGGCTGGGTTGCGATCGACGGCGCCTGGACGCTTGCAACTGGCGGCGCCGCGCTGCTTCCGCCGCCGCCACCGCAGGCGCTCAGGGCGAGCATCGTGGCGAGCATGGCGGCAAGCAGGAAGGCGCCGCTGCGGGCGCGCAGCGGCGCGCGAATGAAAAGGGGCAAGGACACGGTGACTCCGGGAATCGGCCTGGCGGCCTGAACAATCCGTCAGGATAACAGCCGCCGGCGGGCCCGAAATTCAACAATTGTCACATTTCCTTGCGGGCCCGCTTCAGGCCGCCTGCAGGCCGCGTTCCGGAATCGACCAGGTCTTGAAAGCGCGCTCGATCAGGAGCGTTTCGCGGGCGTCCAGCACGGTGTCGGCGTGCACGATGTCCAGCATCGCCTTCATGAGCGACATGCGCAGGGTCTTGTCCTCGACTTCGCCCAGCAGGTCGTCGAGCAGGCGGGCGTCGATCTCGACCTCGGCGCTGCAGCGCCGGGCGGCGCTCGAGAGCAGGTCTTCGCACAGGTCCCGGACCACGTCGTCGAAGCCGTCCTCGTCGATCCCGGTCTGCAGCAGGATGCCGGAGTGATGCATCGCCTTCACCTCCGAAGGCGCCAGGTGGCCGTCGACGATCATGGCAAGGGCCAGCAGCCGCGACACGGCCTTGGGACTGTTGGTGGGGTAACTACGCATGACAGGACTCCTCAAGTGAACGAGACACCAGAGTAATGCCATGCGCATGAAAGTAAAACCGCATAAACCTTGATGGATACTTCGGTTTTTCCGAAGCTCCTCAAATCCGCCGGCGGCGGTACTCGTCCAGGAAGGATTCCACTTCGCGCGGCGACAGCACCTTCACCGGATCGCCATGGTGGGCGTACAGGTAAGGCGCCCCGCCCTGGCGGTCGGTCAGCTTGGCGCGGATCAGGAAGCGGGTCCCGGCCGGATACAGCGCCGGGTCGCGCAGGCTGCGCCCGCACTGCACCCGCATCGAGGTCGCATAGGCCTGGCCGGCCATCGGCCTGATGCGCAGTGCTCCGGTGCGCACATCGGGCACCGATTCGACCGCGACGTCGCGGTAGGCCCAGGGATCGCGCGCCATCTCAGGCCTTCGCCGCTGCCGCGGCGCGCGAGGCCGCGTGCACCGGCGCTTCGCGGATCGGCAGGTTGACCAGCGCGGCGGCCAGTGCCAGTACGATGTCGGCGTACCACATCCAGGAATAATCACCGAAGTGGACGAAGGAGAGCCCGCCCAGCCAGGCGCCGAAGAAGCCGCCGACCTGGTGCGACAGCAGGGTCAGGCCGAACAGGGTCGACAGGTAACGCGTGCCGAACAGCTTGCCGACCAGGCCGGCCGTCGGCGGCACCGTCGCCAGCCAGGAGAAGCCGAGCGCGGCGGCGAAGACATAGAAGGTCAGCGCCGTCTTGGGCGCCAGCAGGTAGATGCCGATGATGAGGGCGCGGCCGCCGTAGATCGCGGCCAGCAGCCACTTCATGCGGTAGCGCTGGCCGAGCGCGCCCGCGATCAGCGAGCCGGCGATGTTGAACAGGCCGATCAGGGCCAGCGCCGTGGCCGACACCCCGGCCGGCAGGCCGCACAACGCGACTTCGCCCGGCAGGTGGGTCACCAGGAAGGCGATGTGGAAGCCGCAGGTGAAGAAGCCGGCGTGCAGGTAGAGATAGCTCCTGTCGCGCAGGGCCTCGCGGACCTGGCGTCCCAGGGTGGTTTCATCGACGGCGACGGCCGCGTGCGCCGTCGCCTTCCGGCCGCGCATGAGGAAGGCCAGCGGAATGGTCAGCAGCGTGGTCGCCGCCAGCGAGATCATCGCCACCACCCAGCCGCTGGCCTGGATCACCGCCTGCACCAGCGGCGAAAAGACGAACTGGCCGAAAGAACCGCCTGCATTGATGAAGCCGGCGGCGAAGGGACGGCGCTCGGCAGGGAGGCGCTGGGCGGTGGCGCCGATCAGGATCGAAAAGCTGCCCGCCCCCGCCCCGGACGCGGACAGCACGCCGAGGGTCAGCATCAGCCCCCACTGCGAGGAGACGAAGGGCGTGGCCGCCAGGCCCAGCGCCAGCATGAGGCCGCCCAGCACGATCACGCGCGCCGGGCCGTACTTGTCGGCCACCGCGCCGAAGATCGGCTGCGAGGCGCCCCACATGAACTGGCCGACCGCCATCGCCAGGCTGATCGAGGCGACGCCGAGGCCGGTCGAGGTATTGATCGGCGAGAGGAACAGGCCGGTGGTCAGGCGCGCCGCCATCGTGATCATCAGGATCGCGCTGGCGGACAGGATCAGGAGCCAGGCGGCGCGCGGGCTCATCGTCGTGGGCGTGGTCATCTTGGCTCCCTTGTTGTCGTTTTATGTCCGACAGTGTCGCATGGCGCGACGGAAGTTGCAGGCGACCACCCAAAACCGTCGTCCCCGCGCAGGCGGGGACGACGAGCGAACAATACGGCTTACGCCTTGACCAGCAGCGCCGTCGCCTGTGCCGCCATGCCCTCTTCACGGCCGAGGAAGCCGAGCTTCTCGTTGGTCTTTGCCTTGATGTTCACCTGCTGCGGCGAGACGCCGAGGTCTTCGGCGATGCGCGACACCATCTGCGGGATGTGCGGGGCCATCTTCGGCTGCTGGGCGATGATGGTGGCGTCGATGTTGCCGATGGTGTAGCCGGTCGCGAGCACGCGCGAGGCCACTTCGCGCAGCAGGGTGCGCGAGTCGGCGCCGGCGAACATCGGGTCGGTGTCCGGGAAATGCTTGCCGATGTCGCCGAGGGCGGCCGCGCCCAGCAGCGAGTCGATGATCGCGTGCAGCAGCACGTCGGCATCCGAGTGGCCGAGCAGGCCGAGGCGGTGCGGGATGGTGACGCCGCCGACGATCAGCTTGCGTCCTTCGACCAGGGCGTGGCAGTCATAGCCGGTCCCGATGCGGAACGGCGGAGTTGGGTTATAAGATGCAAGAGCCATGGCGTCACACGAATTCGGGTTGGGACACTGCCAGGTACAGCTCGGCGATCCGGATGTCGTCCGGCAGGGTCACTTTCAGGTTGCGGGGGTGTCCTTCGACTAACTTGGGGGTCAATCCGAGCGCTTCAACCGCACTCGCGTCATCGGTAATCGCATTCGGATCGGTAGCGGCCTTCAGGGCCTCGGCCAGCAGCTTGTAGCGGAACATCTGCGGGGTCTGCGCCAGCCACAGGCCGTTGCGCGGGATGGTGCCGCAGGCTTCGCCGTCGATGCAGCGCTTGACGGTGTCGACCACCGGCAGGCCCAGCAGGCCACCGACCGGGTGTTCGCCGGTGGCAAGGATCAGCTTCTCGATCAGTTCGGCGTTCAGGCCGGGACGGGCGGCATCGTGCACCAGCACCCAGTCGGTGGGCGCCAGGGTATTCGCCAGCACGGCCAGGCCGTTGCGCACCGACTCCATGCGGCTCGCGCCGCCGCAGCGCAGCACGGTCACGCCGTGGTTCGGGGCGACGCTGTCGATGTAGGGATCGTCCGGGCTCACCACCACGAAGGTGTGCGCGATCAGGTCGCTCGACAGGAAGGCGTCGAGGGTGTGGCGAAGCATCGGCTTGCCGCCGATCTTCAGGTACTGCTTCGGACTGCCCGCACCCATGCGGGCGCCGACGCCGGCAGCTGGAATTAAGGCAAAGTAACGTGGTGCTTGATTCATTTATGAGCTTGTTGACGAACGTGAGCGTCTTGTCGATCCAATAAGAGACTGTACCTCACCTTGGCAAACTTTGCTGAGACGCGCGTACTCTCCCGGACTGTCAATACGCGCCTGCAAGGCCTTGGCCTTGCCCATCTCGCCCTTGATGAAGGGCATCCAGCGGCCATCGAGTTCCGCCTGCACGCGCGCGAGCGCCTGGCCCCGCGGCGCATACATGGACCGGCCATCGAAACGGCGGCCCAGCACCGTGCGCACCCTGCTTTCCACTTTCGGCAGGTAGTCGGCGTAGGCCTTGAGATGGCGCATTTCGTGCGCAAGTATCTCGCGGTACGGACAGGTCCCCGGCGCGAACTCGCTGCCGACGTAGATCACGACCGGCAGGTAGGACAGGCGCACGCCGATCCGCGGCAGCATGCACTCCTCGCCCGTGTCCGGATCGGCCACGATGGCGCCCTCGACGCTGATGCTCACGCGCGACTCGGCACGGGTCAGGCCCAGCACGTAGTCGCCGGCGCGCTCGCGCTTCATCTGCGTGAGGGTGCGGTAGGACAGGCTGTTGTCGACGCGGTAGCCGGCGTCGCGGGCGTCGACGCTGACGCCGGGCCGCCGGGTATCGGTATCGAGGCCAAGCTGCCGCGCCTCGCAGCGCGCCTCGAAAGGCGTGCGCGCCGCCGCATTGTTTGCCGCGATCAGCAGGATCATGGCAAGCAGTGGCGGCAGCGGCGGCAGCCTCGGCATCTCAGGTCGGCGTCCAGGTGCCGGCGGCGAATTTCTCGAGCCAGAAGGTGCCGATGACGGTCTTCACGTCAGTGATCTCGCCGCGCTTCACCATCTCCAGCAGTTCTGGAATCGTGGCCGTGAAGAGCTCGAGGAATTCGCCGTCGTCCAGTTTCGCCTCGCCCTGGGTCAGGTCGCGCGCCAGGAAGATGTCGAGGTGCTCGTCCGAATAGGCAATGGCGTTGTGGATGGTGCAGACGAAGTGCCAGTCCTTCGCGGTATAGCCGGTCTCCTCTTCCAGCTCGCGCTTGGCGCAGGCCAGGGAGGCTTCGCCCGGATCGATTTTCCCGGCCGGGAATTCGATGAAGACGCGGTCGTTCGGATAGCGGAACTGGCGCTCCAGCAGCACGCGGCCGTCCGGCAGCAGCGGCAGGATCACGACGGCGCCCGGGTGGCGGATGAATTCGCGCTGGCTTTCGGAGCCGTCGGGCAGCTTGATGCGGTCGCGGGTGACTTTGAGGAAGTGGCCATCGTAGGCCAGTTCGCCCTCGATGCGGGTTTCTCGCAGGTGGGAATCCATGAAAACTCCGGTGATACTTCGTTGATCGTTTTACAGACAAGCCAAAGGGAGCTGCGAAAACCGTCGCGAGTGGCGGCAGTTCCGATCGAGAAGCGCAGCCGTACTACTGCACGGCCGGTCCGCCGGAGCGGAGCATCGCAGATCGGGAATGCAACGCGCAGCAGGTTTGCGCAGCTCCCCTCAGGACCGGCGCTTTTTCAGGTAGCGTAAGACGAAACCGGGGAAGGCCAGCACGACGAACATGCAGCCCGAAATTGCATAGAACTCCCAGGTTTGGGGGAACGCGTTACCGATCCGGGATTCCAGCAAATGGGCGAGTCCGCCGACGACGAAGTATAAAACAAACAACTCGAGAAGGCGCACGACGAACAGCTTCGTGTGCGCCCTGCCCTGCGCTGGCTTCAGGGGAATGAAGCCGAACACGCTCTCGTTCAGGAAAGGCAGGTTGGCGAACGCGATCGCGACCGCGATCACCAACCAGGTTGCCAGGGACAGGTCCAAGGCGCTTACGAACCCAGGGTCTGGGTCATGGCGGTCAGGCAGGCCTGCAGCAGCGAGCCCGGCATCACGCCCAGCAGCACCACCAGGATGCCGTTCAGCGACAGCGCCACGCGCATGTCCATCGGGGTCGAGATCGGCGAGGCGTCGGCCACGTCATCGAACCAGATGGTCTTCACCACGCGCAGGTAGTAGAAGGCGCCGATCAGCGAGAACAGCACGGCGACGATCGCCAGCCAGTACTGGCCGGTTGCGACCACGGCCTGCAGCACCGCCCACTTGGCCATGAAGCCCATCATCGGCGGCACGCCGGCCAGCGAGAACATCAGGACGGTCATGACCACGGCATACCACGGGCTGCGCTTGGCCAGGCCCTTGAAGTCGGCGATTTCTTCCGCTTCGAAGCCCGAACGCGCCAGCATCATCACCAGGCCGAAGCTGCCCAGGGTGGTCAGCACGTAGGTGATGGTGTAGTACATGGCGGCGCTGTAGGCCGGGGCGGCGTTGGCGGCATTCGCCACATCCTTGCCGCCGGTCACGCCGGCCATCATGCCGAGCAGAACGAAGCCGAGCTGGGCGATGGTCGAGTAAGCCAGCATGCGCTTGATGTTCGACTGGGCGATCGCGGTCAGGTTACCCACGGCCAGCGACAGCACGGCCAGGGCCAGCAGCATCTGCTGCCAGTCGAAGGCCATCGGCAGCAGGCCTTCGACGAGGATGCGGATCATCATCGCGAACGAAGCCAGCTTCGGCGCTGCGCCCAGCAGCAGGGTCACGCCGGTCGGCGAACCCTGGTAGACGTCCGGCACCCACATGTGGAACGGGACGGCGCCCAGCTTGAAGGCCATGCCGGCGACGACGAACACCAGGCCGAACACCAGGATGGTGTGGTTGGAGGCGCCGGCGGCGGTCAGCTTGGCGATCGTGGTGAGGTCCAGCGAACCGGTGGCGCCGTAGATCATCGAGATACCGTAGAGCATGAAGCCCGAGGCCAGCGAACCCAGGATGAAGTACTTCATCGCGGCTTCGGTCGAGGTTGCGTGGTCGCGGCGCATCGCCACCAGCGCGTACAGCGACAGCGACATCAGTTCCAGGCCCAGGTAGATCGGCAGCATGTTATTGCCGGAGATCATGATCATCTGGCCGAGCGTGGTGAACAGGGCCAGCACGTAGAACTCGCCGCCCATGTTACCGGACATCATGCCGCGGTCGCCGGCGTACTGGCGCGAGTACACCAGGGTGATGCCGACTGCCAGGTAGGTGAACAGCTTGAGCAGGTTCGCCATCGGGTCCGACACGAACATGTTGAAGAACGTGTAGGTCGTGGTGCCGGCATTGAAGTCGGCGTAGGTGATCACCGCGCAG
This window of the Massilia sp. WG5 genome carries:
- a CDS encoding TerB family tellurite resistance protein encodes the protein MRSYPTNSPKAVSRLLALAMIVDGHLAPSEVKAMHHSGILLQTGIDEDGFDDVVRDLCEDLLSSAARRCSAEVEIDARLLDDLLGEVEDKTLRMSLMKAMLDIVHADTVLDARETLLIERAFKTWSIPERGLQAA
- a CDS encoding MFS transporter; amino-acid sequence: MTTPTTMSPRAAWLLILSASAILMITMAARLTTGLFLSPINTSTGLGVASISLAMAVGQFMWGASQPIFGAVADKYGPARVIVLGGLMLALGLAATPFVSSQWGLMLTLGVLSASGAGAGSFSILIGATAQRLPAERRPFAAGFINAGGSFGQFVFSPLVQAVIQASGWVVAMISLAATTLLTIPLAFLMRGRKATAHAAVAVDETTLGRQVREALRDRSYLYLHAGFFTCGFHIAFLVTHLPGEVALCGLPAGVSATALALIGLFNIAGSLIAGALGQRYRMKWLLAAIYGGRALIIGIYLLAPKTALTFYVFAAALGFSWLATVPPTAGLVGKLFGTRYLSTLFGLTLLSHQVGGFFGAWLGGLSFVHFGDYSWMWYADIVLALAAALVNLPIREAPVHAASRAAAAAKA
- the ispF gene encoding 2-C-methyl-D-erythritol 2,4-cyclodiphosphate synthase, with the translated sequence MALASYNPTPPFRIGTGYDCHALVEGRKLIVGGVTIPHRLGLLGHSDADVLLHAIIDSLLGAAALGDIGKHFPDTDPMFAGADSRTLLREVASRVLATGYTIGNIDATIIAQQPKMAPHIPQMVSRIAEDLGVSPQQVNIKAKTNEKLGFLGREEGMAAQATALLVKA
- the ispD gene encoding 2-C-methyl-D-erythritol 4-phosphate cytidylyltransferase, producing the protein MNQAPRYFALIPAAGVGARMGAGSPKQYLKIGGKPMLRHTLDAFLSSDLIAHTFVVVSPDDPYIDSVAPNHGVTVLRCGGASRMESVRNGLAVLANTLAPTDWVLVHDAARPGLNAELIEKLILATGEHPVGGLLGLPVVDTVKRCIDGEACGTIPRNGLWLAQTPQMFRYKLLAEALKAATDPNAITDDASAVEALGLTPKLVEGHPRNLKVTLPDDIRIAELYLAVSQPEFV
- a CDS encoding NUDIX domain-containing protein, giving the protein MDSHLRETRIEGELAYDGHFLKVTRDRIKLPDGSESQREFIRHPGAVVILPLLPDGRVLLERQFRYPNDRVFIEFPAGKIDPGEASLACAKRELEEETGYTAKDWHFVCTIHNAIAYSDEHLDIFLARDLTQGEAKLDDGEFLELFTATIPELLEMVKRGEITDVKTVIGTFWLEKFAAGTWTPT
- a CDS encoding DUF2818 family protein, with protein sequence MDLSLATWLVIAVAIAFANLPFLNESVFGFIPLKPAQGRAHTKLFVVRLLELFVLYFVVGGLAHLLESRIGNAFPQTWEFYAISGCMFVVLAFPGFVLRYLKKRRS
- the nuoN gene encoding NADH-quinone oxidoreductase subunit NuoN, whose product is MNPMINTTVSAASINMAPLSAEIFLVVASCAILLIDMFLKEGKRNITYVLSLLTLVGCAVITYADFNAGTTTYTFFNMFVSDPMANLLKLFTYLAVGITLVYSRQYAGDRGMMSGNMGGEFYVLALFTTLGQMIMISGNNMLPIYLGLELMSLSLYALVAMRRDHATSTEAAMKYFILGSLASGFMLYGISMIYGATGSLDLTTIAKLTAAGASNHTILVFGLVFVVAGMAFKLGAVPFHMWVPDVYQGSPTGVTLLLGAAPKLASFAMMIRILVEGLLPMAFDWQQMLLALAVLSLAVGNLTAIAQSNIKRMLAYSTIAQLGFVLLGMMAGVTGGKDVANAANAAPAYSAAMYYTITYVLTTLGSFGLVMMLARSGFEAEEIADFKGLAKRSPWYAVVMTVLMFSLAGVPPMMGFMAKWAVLQAVVATGQYWLAIVAVLFSLIGAFYYLRVVKTIWFDDVADASPISTPMDMRVALSLNGILVVLLGVMPGSLLQACLTAMTQTLGS